The Pedococcus dokdonensis region CCTCGAGGACTTCAAGCTCAAGTGACGGGTAGGCCGCGTGGCCCGGCCACGCGGCATACCCCGCCGGCGCCCTCAGGTGTCGCACGGGAGGCGTCCAGCGCGCTCCCAGAGGGTTTTGAGACACTGGCCCCATGAGCACGCAGCCCAATGCCATGGCCAGGTCCCGTGCGGTCCTGTCGCTGGAGTACCCGATGTCCCTCGGGCGGTACGACACCTACGACAAGGCCCAGAAGGCCGTCGACTACCTGTCCGACCACGAGTTCCCGGTGCAGAACGTCCTCATCGTGGGCACCGACCTCAAGCAGCTCGAGCGCGTGACCGGTCGGCTCACCCGGCAGCGGGTCGCAGTGGGTGGGCTCGTCTCCGGCGCGTGGCTCGGACTGTTCGTCGGGCTGATCTTCGCGCTCTTCGACACGGGCAACGGCGCCGGCCTCCTGGGCATCCTGCTGACGGTGGCGTTCGGTGCGGTGTTCGGGCTGATCTGGGCCCTGATCGGCTACGCGCTGACCGGCGGCAACCGTGACTTCACCTCGGTCATGCAGGTCGTCGCGACCCAGTACGAGGTGCTCGTGGAGCACAAGTTCGTCGCCCAGGGCCGCGAGCTGCTGACCAAGATGGACCCGATGGCGGCCGCCCAGGCGCAGGTCGACGCCGCCCGCGAGGCAGAGCGCCAACGGGCCGCCAGCGAGCAGGTGACCCCTCCGCCCCCTGCTCAGGGCTGAGGCGCTCGCGAGTCTTTGAGGGACCCGAGGGACCAGGACCCGTCAGATCCCGCGAAGACTCGCGCGCGGCGGGGGGAGGCGCGGACCCGGCCGCGCGGCATACCCTCCATCCCATGACTGAGACCGGAGGGGACAAGCCCACACTCGCCGACTTCGGCGACGACTTCGCGTCCGTGCTGTGCGTCGTGGCGCACCCGGACGACATCGAGTACGGAACCGCCGCAGCTGTCGCGAAGTGGACCGCCGCCGGCAAGACGGTGACCTACTTCCTGCTGACCAAGGGGGAGGCAGGGATCGACACCATGCACCCCGACGAGGCGGCTCGGGTGCGTGAACAGGAGGAGCGCGACGGGGCGGCGATCGTCGGCGTCAGCGAGGTCGACTTCGGCACCCACCGTGACGGCAACGTCGAGTACGGCCTGGCGTTGCGCCGCGACATCAGCCGCGAGATCCGGCGCCGCAAGCCCGACGTGGTCGTCACCGGCCACTACGGCGACCGGTTCGTCCAGGGCATGCTCAACCAGGCCGACCACCGGGCAGTCGGGCTCGCCACCGTCGACGCCGTCGCGGACGCGGGGAACCGGTGGATCTTCCCCGAGCTGGTCGACGAGGGGTTCGAGCCGTGGAACGTCAAGCGGCTCTGCTTCGGCGGCTCGCCGACGCCTACCCACTTCGTCGACGTGGGGGAGCACTTCGACCAGGCAGTCGCGTCGCTGGAGGCGCACGAGGCCTACAACTCCGCGCTGCCGGACGAGTTCCCCAAGCCCGCCGAGCTGATCGGCATGATCCTCGGCTGGGGTGGTCAGGCCGCCGGGGTCGACAAGGCCCTCACCCTCGACGTCGTCGAGCGTCGCTGATCCATGCAAAAGGCGAGTTAGCGCCGCTGGAGCGGCGCTAACTCGCCTTTTGCATGAGCTGGCGACGGGTGAGCGGGCACAGAGCGGCGCTAACTCGCCTTTTGCATGAGCTGGCGACGGGTGAGCGGGCACAGAGCGGCGCTAACTCGCCTTTTGCATGAGCTGGCGACGGGTCAGCGGGCACAGAGCGGCGCTAACTCGCCTTTTGCATGAGCTGGCGACGGGTCAGCGGGACTGGACGTCGCGGATCCAGGCCTCCACGTCGGCCGACGTGCGGGGCATGGCCGCGGACAGGTTCTCGTGGCCGTCCTCGGTCACCAGGACGTCGTCCTCGATCCGCACCCCGATGCCCCGGAACCGCTCCGGCGCCTTGAGGTCGTCGGCCTTGAAGTAAAGGCCCGGCTCGACGGTCAGCACCATGCCGGGCAGCAGCTCGGCGTCCATGTACTCCTCACGCGTGGCCAGCGCACAGTCGTGCACGTCGAGGCCGAGGTGGTGGCTGGTGCCGTGCACCATCCAGCGCCGGTGGTACTGGCCGTGCTCCTTGTCGAGAGTGTCCTCGACCGAGATCCCTTCGGGCAGCAGTCCCCACGCGTGCAGGTGCTCGGCGATCACGCGGATCGCGGCGGCGTGCACGTCGGAGAACTTGTTGCCGGGCTTCACGGCGGCCAGCCCGGCCTCCTGGGCTGCGTAGACCGCGTCGTAGACCTCGCGCTGGGCGTCGGTGAAGGTGCCGTTGGCCGGGAGCGTGCGGGTGATGTCGGCGGTGAACAGCGAGTCGACCTCGACCCCGGCGTCGAGCAGGATCAGGTCGCCGTCCTTGAGCTCACCGGTGTTCTTGATCCAGTGCAGCGTGGTCGCGTGGTCGCCGGCGGCGGCGATCGAGTCGTAGCCGACGCCGTTGCCCTCGTGGCGTGCCGTGAGACCGAACACGCCCTCGACCCAGCGCTCGCCGCGACCCTTGGCGACGGCCTCGGGCAGGTCGGCGATCACGGCGTCGAAGCCGTGGTGGGTGGCCGCGACCGCCTTGCGCATCTCCTCGACCTCCCACTCGTCCTTGGTCAGGCGCAGGGTCGACAGGAAGTGCGCGAGCTCGTCGTCGGCCTCGGTGAGGTCGTCCTGCTCGGTGGTCTCGTCGGTGCGGGCCGCGTCGAGCTCGCGGGTCAGGTCGCGGTCGGCGTCGCGGACCAGCCGCACCGACACCTCGCCGGCGTCCTTGACCACGGCGTCGGAGAACTCGTCGATGTGGCGGCCGGTGACGCCGAGCTCGGTCTCGATGTCCTCGATCGTCGGCCGCGCGCCGACCCAGAACTCGCCGTAGCGGGCATCGGCGAAGAACTCGTCGGTGTCGCGCCCGGCGAGCGGGCGGAAGTAGAGGATCGCCTCGTGGGTGCCGTCGTCGCGCGGCTCGAGGACGAGCACGGCATCGGGTTCGCGGTCACCACCCAGTCCGGTGAGGTGGACGAACGCGCTGTGCGGCCGGAAGACGTAGTCGGTGTCGTTGCTGCGCACCTTCAGTCCGCCGGCGGGGATCACCAGCCGGTCGCCCTCGAAGGCGGCGCTCACCGCGGCACGCCGGGCCGCGGCATAGCGGGCGGCCTCGCTCAGCTCGCTCGGACCCGGGCGACGCGGTGCCCAGTCCTCGGCGACGAACGCACGGAACTCGTCCGTGGTGGGGCGGGCGCGGTTCTCCGGCTTCTGCTGCTCTTCGCTCACCGGCCCATCGTGCCACGACACGAGGCGGCCTCGTCCGTCTGGTGGGTTTGGTCCGGGTCGTCCTTTGCCAGCATCGGGGGATGGCGCGGCACAGGGGCAAGGCCAGACGTTTTGCCGTCATCAGTGGGGGCGCCCTGCTGGTGGTGGCCCTGGGAGTGGGCGGAGCGTATGCCGCCATGACCGGGGGCATGGCCAGGCCACCTGCCGCGGCTGGCAGCTCGACGACGTCTTCACCATCGGCTTCCTCGTCGAGCTCCTCGAGCAGCACCACGCCCGCCTCGACCGGCACCCCGTCGGGCCAGGCATCGACCGGCACCTCGTCGACCCCGGGCAGCGCGTCCTCCAGCACCACGTCGGCGAACGCCGACGCGACCGCGGCGGCAGCGCTCGCCACGTGCGTCACGACGGTGCGGGCCCAACAGAGTCTTGCGACCGCGGCGGCCGCGTCGGCGCGGGACTGGCGACTGCACACCGACGCCCAGCGCAAGTTCGACTCGGGGACCTTCACCGTGCAGCAGACGAAGGCGCAGTGGGCCGCCTCGAAGGCGCGCGGGCCGGCCGACCTCGCGGCCTGGACCCGCGCCGTCGCGGCCGTGGACCGCGTCAAGGGTGGTTGTGCGGGTCTGGCGACTGCCACGGCAGGCTCCCCGGCCGAGGGCGCCGCGAAGAAGTGCACCGCGCGGACGGCGGCGCTGTCGAAGGTGGCGGCCGCCGGCGCTGTCGTGCACCGGCAGTGGGCGGCGCACCTCACGATGATGGCCCACAAGGAGCACACCGCCGAGGCTGCCTACCTCGAGCGCTGGGCTGCGATGGTCGAGGACGCGGGACCCGCTTTGGCGACCTACCGCGGCGCCGCGGCCGCGCTGGCCAGGGCGCCGGCGTGCGCCACCGTCCCGAGTGGGTGAGAGACCTGCAGGGTGACGGTCAGCCGTCGGCGAGGAGCGCGAGCACGGCCTTCTCGACCGCCGCCTGGCGGCGCTCAGGAGTGCGGTAGCGCCGCGGGTCCACGGCGATGGTCGAGCCCGACTCGTAGCGGTCGAGCACCCGGGGGTCGATGTAGGAGTTCTTGGCGATCGTCGGGGTGTTGCCGAGGTATCCGGAGACCTCCTCGACGGCCGCCTTGATCGCACGCTTGCGCGACGCCTTGGTGTCGCCCGGCTCGTCGGTGCTCGCGAGCGCCACGGCGGCCAGCACGGTCGCGTGCCAGGTGCGGAAGTCCTTGGCGGTCAGCTCACCCCCGAGCAGGTCGGCGAGGTAGGCGTTCACGGCGGTGGAGTCGAGATCGGCCCAGCGCCGGGCGTCCTGGTAGGCCAGCAGCCTGCGACTGGCCGACTTGCGTCGTCGCATCCGGTCGAGCGCCGCGATGGCGGCGGCGTCGTCGATCTCGATGCTGTGCTCGATCCCCGACTTGCCGACGAAGGTGAAGACGATGACGTCGCCCTTGCGGCGGACGTGCTGCCGCTCCAGGGTGGTCAGCCCGAACGACCCGTTGTCCTGGGTGTAGGCGTCGTTGCCGATCCGGAAGTAGCCGAGGTCGAGCAGCCGGACGGCGGTCGCGGTGGCCCGCCCACGCGGCATCCCCTCGAGGGCGAGGTCGGCCAGGATCCGACGGCGGGCCGCGGGCAGCTTCGCCGCCGCCGCCAGCACGCGGTCGAACTTGCTCTGGTCCTGCTTGAGCCGCCAGACCGGGTGGTAGAGGTACTGCCGCCGCCCTGCCACGTCGGTGCCGACGGCCTGGATGTGGCCCTGGGGGAGCGGGCAGATCCAGACGTCCTCCCAGGCCGGCGGGATCGCCAGCGACCGGATCCGCTCGACGTCGTCAGCGCCCAGCCGCTGCCCGTCGGCATCGAGGTAGACGAAGCCCTTGCCGGCCCGCCGCCGCCGCCAACCCTTCATCTGCGGCGACACCCTGCGCAACCTCGACACGGCTAGAGCCTGTCGAGGGCGGACTTGAGGGTCTTGGCGGTGTCGTTGCCGAGCTTGTTGAGCAGCGGCATGGCCAGCGGCCACAGCCAGCGACCGAGCCCGGTGAACGAGAACTCCGCCCGGTAGTCGACCGAGGAACCGGACCCCTCGGGCGTGACCGTGATGGTGTCGCGGCTGGTGGTCGTCTCGTTGCGCCCGACGATGACGAAGCCGTTATCACCGACGCTCTCGAGGGTGTAGTCGAGGTCGACGGTGCGGCCGGCGAACTTCGAGACGTTGTGCCAGACGGTGCCGGGGCCGCCGTCCCCCGAGAGCAGCTCGCAGCTGACCGTGCCGGAGTCCCACTCGACGGCGTTCTCGAAGTCGAGCAGGTAAGGAAGGGCGCGGCTGGGGGGTGTGGTGGTGCTGACGGTGCGCTGCACGGTGGGCATCAGGTGGCTCCTGTGGTTCGGGGCGGGTCGAGGGTGTTTCGGAGGCGAGGGTGTTTCGGAGTTCGAGGGTGTTTTCGGAGGCGAGGGTGTTTCGGAGACGAGGTCTGGGCGGTTCGGTGCCGGATCAGTGCCGCGGGTTGCGTCGGGCGATCGCGGTGGTGAGGGCGGTGGCGAAGGCGCACCACCCGGCATACGCGAGCAGTCCGGTGGCCTTACCCCGTCCGGCCGGCGCCACACGTCGGGCCAGGTCGACACTGCTGGCGGTGAGGGCGGCGCACTCGGCGGCGGCCACCCAGGGGCGGTGGGCGCGGAAGAAGAGTCCGGTCCAGCCGGCGTTGAGGACCATGTTGACCGCCAGCGCGCGTTCGAGGTTGCGCGCGTCGTCGGGGCGGTCGCGCTCGGCCAGCACCGACGACGCAGCGGCGGTGAGCAGCGCGACCTCGGCGTAGAGGCCGGTCCAGACCACCGGGAAGGCGGCCGGCGGGGGCTGCCACGCAGGCTTGTCGAGCTTGGCGTACCACCGGGACCCGGGGTCGGTGAGGGCCGACCCCACGACGGCCGCCGTGGCGACGGTGGCGGTGGTCCGCCGGACGGTTCGCCGCCAGAGGAGCGGGTCGACGGTGCGCAATGCGGACCGGACGGCCTCGTCGAAGCCCCGCAGCCCGCCCGGTGGCTCGCCGATCGCGGTCTGCACGTCGTCCTCGTGGCAGATCGCCTCGTGGACGAGGCTGCCCACCAGCGGGCGCGCGATGCCCGCGGAGATCGGTGTGACCAGCCCGACCCAGAGCCCGGCGAGCCGGGGTGTGAGTACCGGCACCGACACGACCAGCCGCCGACCGAGCCCGGCCACGCGGGCGTAGCGCTGCATCATCTCCGCGTAGGTGAGCACCTCGGGTCCGCCGATGTCGAAGGTGCGGTTGCTGTCGCGGGGGAGGTCGGCCGCGCCGACGAGGTAGTGGACGACGTCGTCGACCGCGATCGGCTGGATCCGGTTGTCGACCCACTTGGGGGCGACCATCGCGGGCAGCCGCTCGGTGAGGTGGCGCAGCATGTCGAAGGAGGCCGAGCCGTCGCCCAGCACGACACCGGCCTGGAGCACGGTGGCTGGGACGGGTGCGGCGAGGAAGATCTCGCCCACCTCGACCCGTGATGCCAGGTGCTCGGACAGCTCGCCGGAGGGGTGCAGCCCGCTGAGGTAGACGAGCCGACCCGTGCCCGCGTCGGCTGCCGCCGCCGCGAAGCCCTGCGCCATGGTGCGGTCGCGCTCGACGAAGCTGCCCTGTCCATCCATCGAGTGCAGGAGGTAGTACGCCACCTCGACACCTTCGAGGGCGCGGCCGAGGTCGTCCGGCGAGGTCGCGTCGCCGGTGACCACCTCGACGTCGTCCTGCCAGGGGCGGCCGTGCAGTCCCGCGGCCTTGCGGGTCAGCACCCGCACCTGCCAGCCGGCGTCGAGCAGTGCCGGCACCAGCTGCCCGCCGATGTAGCCGGTGGCGCCGGTGACGAGGGCCGTGCGGGGCCCTGCGGTGGTGTCGGTCATGAGTCAGCTCCCGGTGGACAGGACGGCGGGCAGGAGGAAGAGCATCCCGAGCGACCACGTGAGGTGCGTGACGACCGGGCCGAGGATGCCGCCGGTGACCCGGCGCTGCAGCGCCGTGAGCAGCCCGAGCAGGGCGGCGGCCAGGACGAGCAGGGGTATGCCGGCGCCGACCGTGGTCAGCGCGTAGACGACGGTGGTGATCGCGACGGCGTGCCGACGCCCGACGGCCGCGTAGAGGGCTCCGCGGAAGTAGAGCTCCTCGGCCACGCCGTTGACCGCGGTGATCGCCGCCACGATGGCCAGCGAACCGAGTCGCGCGTGGTCGAGGAGGTGCTCGACCGGGTCGCGCAGCAGCGGCACCCGGGCGACGACGAGGGCGCCGGCGAGGAAGATGGCCAGCAACAGCGCGCCGAGCGCGAGGGACTGCACGATCGGTCGGGCGTCCTCGCCGCCGGCGCGGGTGTGCGCGCGACCGAGGTGCAGCGGCCCCGAGGCGACGGCGCCCACGGCCCACACGGCAGCCAGACCGAGACCGGCGACGTAGAAAAGCGGGTCGCCGGGCTGGATCCGCAGCGCGAAGGCGAGCACGACGGCTCCGACCACCAGCGTGACGAGGGCGACGACCCGTCGGCGGTGGAACGCGGCGTCACTCTCGGTGTGGTCGCGGGCGACCGGCGTGACCAGGGCTGCGCGGATGAAGTCGCCCACCTCCCGCAGCGGGTGCAGCCCTGGACGGTGTCCTCGGGTGGGGTCGGTCATCGCCGGACTGCTTCGTACCGCCTCAGCGCCTCACGCCGCTCGTCGGCGTGGTCGACCACCGGCTCGGGGTAGCCGTGCGCGTAGCCGTCGTCGTGCTTCCACGGCTCGTGCACCGCCGGACCCCGGAGGTGGGCCAGCTCCGGCACGTAGCGCCGGACGTAGTTGCCCTCGGGGTCGAACCGCAGCCCCTGCGTGATCGGGTTGAACACCCGGAAGTAGGGGGAGGCGTCGGTGCCCGTGCCGGCCACCCACTGCCAGCCGTGGTTGTTCGAGGCGATGTCGCCGTCGATGAGGTGGTCGAGGAAGTGCCGGGCGCCCACCGGCCACCACACGTGCAGGTCCTTGGTGAGGAAGCTGGCCGTGACCATCCGCATCCGGTTGTGCATCCAGCCCTCCTGGAGCAGCTGTCGCATGGCGGCGTCGACCACGGGGTAGCCGGTGCGGCCCTGGCGCCACGCGTCGACCAGGTCGGCGGCCTGGTCCTCGTCGGCGTACTCCATCCCGGACAGGGCCGGCCGCAGGTCGTGCCAGGCCGAGCGGGGGTGGCGCCAGAGCACGTCGGCGTAGAACTCGCGCCAGGCCAGCTCGGTCTCGAACTTGTCCGCACCCTGGCCCAGGTTGCGGCGTCCGTCGTGCAGGTCGGCGAGCATGGTGCGGGGGTGCACCGCGCCGATCTTGAGGTAGGGCGACATGCGCGACACCCCGTCGAGGTCGGCGCGGTCGCGGTCCTTGCCGTAGTCGGCCAGCGCCCCGTCGCGGAACTCCGCCCACCGCTCCAGCGCGGCGTCCTCGCCGGCTGCCGGCAGGTCCGGCAGGCCCTTGGCCTCACGCGCCTTCTTGAGAGTGGTGCGGGCCTGCTGTTCCGAGCTCACGCTGGCCAGCCGCAGACCCTTCGGCTCCGTGGCCGGTCCCGGCCAGCCGTGCTGACGCCATGCCTTGGAGAACGGCGTGAAG contains the following coding sequences:
- a CDS encoding cryptochrome/photolyase family protein, translating into MPSPSILWLRRDLRRGDLPALGAAHDAARSDDGQGEVAAVFVLDPALWRSAGTVRRAWLAETLKATEAAYDGRLCIREGDPVKIVPALAAELGAGSVHVSRETTPAGRRRDRAVAAALDEAGVRWVETGTPYAVGPGTVTNGEGSEYKVFTPFSKAWRQHGWPGPATEPKGLRLASVSSEQQARTTLKKAREAKGLPDLPAAGEDAALERWAEFRDGALADYGKDRDRADLDGVSRMSPYLKIGAVHPRTMLADLHDGRRNLGQGADKFETELAWREFYADVLWRHPRSAWHDLRPALSGMEYADEDQAADLVDAWRQGRTGYPVVDAAMRQLLQEGWMHNRMRMVTASFLTKDLHVWWPVGARHFLDHLIDGDIASNNHGWQWVAGTGTDASPYFRVFNPITQGLRFDPEGNYVRRYVPELAHLRGPAVHEPWKHDDGYAHGYPEPVVDHADERREALRRYEAVRR
- a CDS encoding aminopeptidase P family protein, which produces MSEEQQKPENRARPTTDEFRAFVAEDWAPRRPGPSELSEAARYAAARRAAVSAAFEGDRLVIPAGGLKVRSNDTDYVFRPHSAFVHLTGLGGDREPDAVLVLEPRDDGTHEAILYFRPLAGRDTDEFFADARYGEFWVGARPTIEDIETELGVTGRHIDEFSDAVVKDAGEVSVRLVRDADRDLTRELDAARTDETTEQDDLTEADDELAHFLSTLRLTKDEWEVEEMRKAVAATHHGFDAVIADLPEAVAKGRGERWVEGVFGLTARHEGNGVGYDSIAAAGDHATTLHWIKNTGELKDGDLILLDAGVEVDSLFTADITRTLPANGTFTDAQREVYDAVYAAQEAGLAAVKPGNKFSDVHAAAIRVIAEHLHAWGLLPEGISVEDTLDKEHGQYHRRWMVHGTSHHLGLDVHDCALATREEYMDAELLPGMVLTVEPGLYFKADDLKAPERFRGIGVRIEDDVLVTEDGHENLSAAMPRTSADVEAWIRDVQSR
- a CDS encoding PIG-L deacetylase family protein is translated as MTETGGDKPTLADFGDDFASVLCVVAHPDDIEYGTAAAVAKWTAAGKTVTYFLLTKGEAGIDTMHPDEAARVREQEERDGAAIVGVSEVDFGTHRDGNVEYGLALRRDISREIRRRKPDVVVTGHYGDRFVQGMLNQADHRAVGLATVDAVADAGNRWIFPELVDEGFEPWNVKRLCFGGSPTPTHFVDVGEHFDQAVASLEAHEAYNSALPDEFPKPAELIGMILGWGGQAAGVDKALTLDVVERR
- a CDS encoding CPBP family intramembrane glutamic endopeptidase — encoded protein: MTDPTRGHRPGLHPLREVGDFIRAALVTPVARDHTESDAAFHRRRVVALVTLVVGAVVLAFALRIQPGDPLFYVAGLGLAAVWAVGAVASGPLHLGRAHTRAGGEDARPIVQSLALGALLLAIFLAGALVVARVPLLRDPVEHLLDHARLGSLAIVAAITAVNGVAEELYFRGALYAAVGRRHAVAITTVVYALTTVGAGIPLLVLAAALLGLLTALQRRVTGGILGPVVTHLTWSLGMLFLLPAVLSTGS
- a CDS encoding general stress protein, with the protein product MSTQPNAMARSRAVLSLEYPMSLGRYDTYDKAQKAVDYLSDHEFPVQNVLIVGTDLKQLERVTGRLTRQRVAVGGLVSGAWLGLFVGLIFALFDTGNGAGLLGILLTVAFGAVFGLIWALIGYALTGGNRDFTSVMQVVATQYEVLVEHKFVAQGRELLTKMDPMAAAQAQVDAAREAERQRAASEQVTPPPPAQG
- a CDS encoding SRPBCC family protein → MPTVQRTVSTTTPPSRALPYLLDFENAVEWDSGTVSCELLSGDGGPGTVWHNVSKFAGRTVDLDYTLESVGDNGFVIVGRNETTTSRDTITVTPEGSGSSVDYRAEFSFTGLGRWLWPLAMPLLNKLGNDTAKTLKSALDRL
- a CDS encoding tryptophan-rich sensory protein codes for the protein MTDTTAGPRTALVTGATGYIGGQLVPALLDAGWQVRVLTRKAAGLHGRPWQDDVEVVTGDATSPDDLGRALEGVEVAYYLLHSMDGQGSFVERDRTMAQGFAAAAADAGTGRLVYLSGLHPSGELSEHLASRVEVGEIFLAAPVPATVLQAGVVLGDGSASFDMLRHLTERLPAMVAPKWVDNRIQPIAVDDVVHYLVGAADLPRDSNRTFDIGGPEVLTYAEMMQRYARVAGLGRRLVVSVPVLTPRLAGLWVGLVTPISAGIARPLVGSLVHEAICHEDDVQTAIGEPPGGLRGFDEAVRSALRTVDPLLWRRTVRRTTATVATAAVVGSALTDPGSRWYAKLDKPAWQPPPAAFPVVWTGLYAEVALLTAAASSVLAERDRPDDARNLERALAVNMVLNAGWTGLFFRAHRPWVAAAECAALTASSVDLARRVAPAGRGKATGLLAYAGWCAFATALTTAIARRNPRH
- a CDS encoding DNA topoisomerase IB; amino-acid sequence: MSPQMKGWRRRRAGKGFVYLDADGQRLGADDVERIRSLAIPPAWEDVWICPLPQGHIQAVGTDVAGRRQYLYHPVWRLKQDQSKFDRVLAAAAKLPAARRRILADLALEGMPRGRATATAVRLLDLGYFRIGNDAYTQDNGSFGLTTLERQHVRRKGDVIVFTFVGKSGIEHSIEIDDAAAIAALDRMRRRKSASRRLLAYQDARRWADLDSTAVNAYLADLLGGELTAKDFRTWHATVLAAVALASTDEPGDTKASRKRAIKAAVEEVSGYLGNTPTIAKNSYIDPRVLDRYESGSTIAVDPRRYRTPERRQAAVEKAVLALLADG